A genomic stretch from Deltaproteobacteria bacterium includes:
- a CDS encoding (Fe-S)-binding protein, with protein MDKPKPLLSAGTKEHVYHCAKCGLCLEVCPVYRELLVESASPRGKVQLAKHIIEGNLDITRHMSEILFSQCLLCGSCVAACPSGVDQAALFSGLRWRATERHGIPLVKKLFFYVLAHKWIMSSSAWFGRWARKIFSGLKIEDHILLGNLSLAGVPPFNKTFFNDETPEVVSASGGRKGRVLYFHGCATNYVFADIGHSVVSVLSRMGLDVTVPKGQSCCGLPVFLSGDRKTSLKCMEENLTLFARDEFDAVIVDCATCGSALRKEYPHILRELRDLGEPIGADMIEKAELLASKVRDVSEFVAEHMHWLPEMEHRGPEVRVTYHDPCHLLKGQGVGSEPRKILRAIPGIKFVEMNEAGTCCGGGGEFQIEHGETSALITERKLGNIYDVQAEVVATGCPGCNITIGAHLDKTKGIQVMHPLQLLQRALPDKK; from the coding sequence TTGGACAAGCCAAAACCCCTTCTCAGCGCAGGAACGAAGGAGCACGTATATCACTGCGCGAAATGCGGACTCTGTCTTGAGGTGTGTCCGGTGTACAGGGAACTGCTCGTAGAATCGGCAAGTCCCCGCGGGAAGGTCCAGCTGGCAAAACACATCATAGAGGGAAACCTTGATATCACACGGCACATGAGCGAGATCCTCTTTTCTCAATGTCTTCTGTGCGGATCATGTGTAGCCGCATGTCCAAGCGGTGTTGATCAGGCGGCCCTTTTCTCCGGTTTGCGCTGGAGGGCAACGGAGCGACACGGCATTCCCCTGGTAAAAAAGTTGTTTTTCTACGTTCTGGCACACAAATGGATAATGTCATCATCCGCCTGGTTCGGACGGTGGGCCAGAAAAATATTCAGCGGCCTGAAGATCGAAGATCACATTCTGCTGGGGAACCTTTCCCTGGCCGGTGTACCGCCCTTTAACAAAACCTTTTTCAATGATGAGACACCTGAGGTCGTTTCAGCTTCCGGCGGACGAAAAGGAAGGGTCCTCTACTTCCATGGATGTGCCACAAACTATGTTTTTGCCGACATCGGACATTCGGTGGTTTCCGTCCTCAGCCGCATGGGTCTGGACGTTACCGTGCCAAAAGGCCAGTCCTGTTGCGGCCTCCCTGTTTTTCTTTCCGGGGACAGGAAGACATCTCTCAAATGCATGGAGGAAAATCTCACACTTTTCGCCAGGGATGAATTCGATGCGGTTATTGTGGACTGCGCCACCTGCGGTTCGGCCCTGAGAAAAGAATATCCTCACATACTGAGAGAGTTGCGGGACCTTGGCGAGCCCATCGGAGCGGATATGATCGAGAAGGCGGAGCTCCTTGCCTCAAAAGTTCGAGACGTTTCCGAGTTCGTAGCAGAACATATGCACTGGCTGCCCGAAATGGAGCACAGGGGCCCGGAGGTCCGCGTCACCTATCACGATCCCTGTCATCTGCTCAAAGGACAGGGTGTCGGCAGTGAACCGCGGAAAATACTCAGGGCGATCCCGGGTATCAAGTTTGTGGAAATGAACGAAGCGGGTACCTGCTGCGGAGGCGGCGGTGAGTTCCAGATAGAGCATGGTGAAACATCGGCCTTGATAACGGAGAGAAAACTCGGGAACATTTATGATGTACAGGCTGAGGTTGTCGCCACGGGATGCCCCGGGTGCAACATAACGATCGGTGCCCATCTCGACAAAACCAAGGGGATACAGGTCATGCATCCCCTGCAGCTTCTGCAAAGGGCTCTTCCTGACAAAAAATAA
- a CDS encoding universal stress protein, translated as MPLKIKRILYATDLSKNAAYAFRYAVDLAKNHDAEIYLLHVIEKLPPSHEAFVEYYLVKKDEKHHAKILAKSIERTRKRLAAFRDRELRDHPEVINKHVNIDVLEGYPVDEILSKAKKYDCDVIVMGTHGKGFIGHTLLGSVAERVLHRSHRPVIVVPLPEEETEASLPDF; from the coding sequence ATGCCCCTTAAAATCAAGAGAATTCTCTATGCAACAGACCTTTCAAAGAACGCTGCTTATGCCTTCCGCTATGCGGTGGACCTGGCGAAAAATCATGATGCCGAGATATACCTTCTGCATGTTATCGAAAAACTGCCGCCGTCTCACGAGGCTTTTGTAGAGTATTACCTCGTGAAGAAGGACGAAAAGCATCATGCCAAGATCCTGGCCAAGTCGATCGAGCGGACCAGGAAAAGACTGGCGGCCTTCCGCGACAGAGAGTTGAGAGATCACCCGGAAGTAATAAATAAACATGTTAACATTGACGTGCTGGAAGGATACCCTGTTGACGAGATCCTGTCGAAGGCGAAAAAATACGACTGTGACGTGATCGTGATGGGGACCCACGGAAAAGGGTTCATCGGTCATACGCTGTTGGGAAGCGTCGCGGAGAGAGTACTGCACCGGTCACACAGGCCGGTGATCGTTGTCCCTCTGCCCGAGGAAGAGACCGAGGCCTCACTGCCCGATTTTTAA
- a CDS encoding acyl CoA:acetate/3-ketoacid CoA transferase, giving the protein MRARNKVVTAGEAVQLIKTGDVVATGGFVGAGFAEEIAVAIEEYFLSMGHPRDLTLMYAAGQGDGKERGLNHFAHEGLVKRVVGGHWGLAPKLGRMAIENKIIAYNFPQGVVSHMFRDIAAHKPRTITTIGLGTFVDPRNDGGKINSITTEDMVELIVFDGKEYLSYKLLPLNVGIIRGTTADTDGNISMEKEALTNENLAIAMAARNSGGYVIAQVERIAEKGTLNARNVKIPGIIVDCVVVARPENHWQTFAEVYNPSFSCETKIPLKSMPPMEMDARKIIARRAAFELAANDIVNLGIGMPEGVANIANEEKIISYFTLTAEPGVIGGVPAGGLNFGAATNTDCLIDQPYQFDFYDGGGLDITCLGMAETDKDGNVNVSKFGPKLAGCGGFINISQAAKKCIFVGTFTAGGLKVSVSDGKLRIDQEGKTRKFVNQVEHMTFGGRYSAERDQYVRYVTERCVFALRREGLELIEIAPGIDLERDILALMDFKPIIKEPRPMDERIFDPQPMGLEHDLLSIPLNERLTYYPDENLFFVNFEGYHVKSRDQIKEINDMVRKILEPVGKKVYTIVNYDNFNILPDLIDEYSEMVKGVVEDLYIHTTRYSSSAFARMKIGEALAEKKLIPHMYESREEAQKALKPEN; this is encoded by the coding sequence ATGCGGGCACGAAACAAGGTAGTGACGGCGGGTGAAGCGGTTCAGCTCATAAAGACAGGAGACGTCGTAGCCACGGGCGGTTTTGTCGGCGCGGGATTTGCCGAGGAGATCGCGGTCGCAATTGAAGAATATTTTCTGAGCATGGGGCACCCCAGAGACCTCACGCTCATGTACGCGGCGGGACAGGGAGATGGAAAGGAACGGGGACTGAACCATTTTGCCCATGAGGGTCTGGTGAAGCGGGTTGTCGGCGGGCATTGGGGGTTGGCGCCGAAGCTGGGCAGAATGGCGATCGAAAACAAGATCATTGCCTATAACTTTCCCCAGGGGGTGGTTTCGCATATGTTCAGGGACATCGCCGCTCACAAACCGCGAACCATTACCACCATCGGCCTGGGGACCTTTGTTGATCCCAGAAATGACGGTGGAAAGATCAATTCGATAACAACGGAAGATATGGTGGAGCTCATCGTCTTTGACGGCAAAGAATATCTCTCGTATAAACTTCTTCCCTTAAACGTAGGGATCATCCGGGGAACGACGGCGGACACCGATGGTAATATCAGCATGGAAAAAGAAGCGCTCACAAACGAAAACCTTGCGATCGCAATGGCCGCAAGAAATTCGGGCGGGTATGTAATCGCGCAGGTTGAAAGAATTGCTGAAAAGGGGACGTTGAACGCGCGAAATGTCAAGATACCCGGTATCATTGTTGATTGTGTCGTCGTCGCGCGCCCCGAGAACCATTGGCAGACCTTTGCGGAGGTGTATAATCCTTCTTTCAGCTGCGAAACGAAGATCCCCTTGAAATCCATGCCCCCCATGGAAATGGATGCGCGGAAGATCATTGCCAGGCGCGCTGCCTTTGAGCTGGCGGCGAATGATATTGTCAACCTTGGGATCGGGATGCCGGAGGGCGTGGCGAACATCGCGAATGAAGAAAAAATAATCAGTTACTTTACGTTGACCGCCGAACCTGGGGTCATAGGGGGAGTGCCTGCCGGAGGATTGAATTTCGGTGCGGCAACCAACACCGATTGTCTGATCGATCAGCCGTATCAGTTTGATTTCTATGACGGCGGTGGTCTGGATATCACGTGTCTCGGAATGGCTGAAACGGACAAGGACGGAAATGTCAACGTCAGCAAGTTTGGTCCGAAGCTCGCTGGATGCGGAGGATTCATCAACATCAGCCAGGCCGCGAAAAAATGTATCTTTGTCGGAACCTTCACGGCAGGCGGGCTGAAAGTGTCCGTAAGCGATGGGAAACTTCGTATCGACCAGGAGGGGAAAACAAGAAAGTTTGTGAACCAGGTTGAACATATGACCTTTGGTGGAAGATACAGCGCGGAGCGGGACCAGTATGTGCGGTATGTGACCGAACGATGTGTCTTCGCCTTACGAAGAGAGGGGCTTGAGCTTATCGAAATAGCCCCCGGAATCGATCTCGAAAGAGATATACTGGCGCTGATGGACTTTAAACCGATCATCAAAGAACCGCGCCCGATGGATGAGCGGATATTCGATCCACAACCGATGGGCCTGGAACACGACCTCCTCAGCATACCCTTGAATGAGCGCCTGACCTATTATCCCGATGAAAACCTTTTCTTCGTGAATTTCGAGGGGTATCATGTGAAATCAAGGGATCAGATCAAAGAGATCAATGATATGGTAAGAAAAATTCTGGAGCCCGTCGGCAAAAAGGTTTATACGATCGTCAATTATGACAACTTCAATATCCTGCCGGATCTTATAGATGAATATTCGGAGATGGTAAAGGGGGTCGTGGAAGATCTGTATATTCATACGACGCGCTATTCTTCCAGCGCCTTTGCCCGGATGAAGATCGGTGAAGCCCTCGCGGAGAAAAAATTGATACCCCATATGTATGAGAGCAGGGAAGAAGCACAAAAAGCTTTAAAACCTGAGAACTGA
- a CDS encoding MaoC family dehydratase, protein MKGMAIGELGLRDSAEFTKTVSEADVYLYAGVSGDFNPAHINEDYAKGTFFKARIAHGMLSAGFISAVIGTKLPGPGTIYLDQSLKFLAPVRIGDTITARAEVTEIMVEKNRVRLKTTCTNQDGIMVIEGEAVVSPPKLK, encoded by the coding sequence ATGAAGGGAATGGCTATTGGAGAACTTGGGCTGCGAGATTCGGCGGAATTCACGAAAACTGTTTCCGAGGCGGATGTGTACCTTTATGCTGGCGTGAGTGGAGATTTCAACCCTGCACATATCAACGAGGACTACGCAAAAGGAACCTTTTTTAAAGCTCGAATTGCACACGGCATGCTGTCGGCAGGTTTTATTTCAGCGGTGATCGGGACAAAGCTGCCCGGACCGGGAACGATCTACCTGGACCAGAGCCTCAAGTTCCTGGCCCCGGTACGAATTGGTGATACCATTACTGCACGTGCGGAAGTTACGGAGATCATGGTCGAAAAAAACAGGGTCCGGCTGAAGACCACCTGCACGAACCAGGATGGAATTATGGTTATTGAAGGGGAGGCTGTGGTCAGCCCTCCTAAATTGAAGTAA
- a CDS encoding sigma 54-interacting transcriptional regulator: MPEKKTRPGPQGIAERIDMYSMIFDSIHEGVVVTDAEGYITHFNKAYGKFLNINPEDQIGKHCTEVVENTRMHIVAKTGKSEINHSQLIMGQNMVVQRIPIKMDGKVIAVYGQVMFKDVKDVTKLARKLCLLESKVKEYEEELLTLRSARYTFDSIVGVSEAMNSLKAEALKASANSFPVLVTGESGTGKELFVHAIHHASQRKVYPLIRINCSAIPKELIESELFGYAKGAFTGASSSGKKGKFELADRGTIFLDEIGDMALEMQPKLLRVLEEKEFSRVGGTSVIKSDFRLIAATNQDLHEMIPEKRFRMDLFYRLNVISLHIPPLRERREDIMPISRHIINKLTEEAGITEVSFDPGAEEILVNHDWPGNVRELQNVLERTLSSIDGNVIGRDDLPFYLYRKGGDTRGGRRETITKKQPLLKDVQGEAERKALIRALTTSGNNKKKAAELLGIHRTLLYKKMKKYNISPDLEA; encoded by the coding sequence ATGCCGGAAAAGAAAACCCGCCCTGGACCTCAGGGTATTGCCGAACGGATCGATATGTACTCGATGATCTTCGACAGTATCCACGAGGGCGTTGTGGTGACGGACGCGGAGGGCTATATCACCCATTTTAACAAGGCATATGGCAAGTTTCTCAATATCAATCCGGAAGATCAGATCGGAAAACACTGCACCGAGGTTGTCGAAAATACCCGCATGCATATCGTGGCAAAGACGGGTAAGTCAGAGATCAATCATTCTCAATTGATCATGGGACAAAACATGGTGGTGCAACGGATCCCGATCAAAATGGACGGCAAGGTCATAGCAGTGTACGGCCAGGTAATGTTCAAGGATGTAAAAGATGTTACAAAACTTGCGCGAAAACTCTGTCTTCTGGAATCAAAGGTAAAAGAGTATGAAGAAGAGCTTCTTACCCTGCGCTCTGCCCGGTATACCTTTGACAGCATCGTTGGTGTCAGCGAAGCCATGAACTCTTTGAAAGCGGAAGCCCTCAAGGCATCCGCCAATTCATTCCCCGTTTTGGTGACGGGGGAAAGCGGAACGGGGAAAGAACTTTTTGTTCATGCCATTCACCATGCCAGTCAGCGTAAGGTCTATCCATTGATACGCATCAACTGTTCCGCCATCCCCAAGGAACTGATCGAGTCGGAACTCTTTGGATATGCAAAAGGGGCTTTCACCGGTGCGAGCAGCAGCGGTAAAAAAGGTAAGTTTGAACTGGCGGATCGGGGAACCATATTTCTCGATGAGATAGGAGATATGGCGCTTGAAATGCAGCCAAAACTGCTGCGGGTGCTCGAAGAAAAGGAATTTTCCCGGGTAGGCGGCACGTCCGTCATTAAATCCGATTTCCGCCTTATCGCTGCCACAAATCAGGACCTTCATGAAATGATACCGGAAAAGAGGTTCAGGATGGATCTCTTTTACAGACTGAATGTCATATCACTCCATATTCCTCCGTTGCGTGAGAGAAGGGAGGATATTATGCCCATCTCGAGACATATAATAAATAAGCTCACCGAGGAGGCGGGAATCACTGAAGTGTCCTTTGATCCCGGGGCTGAGGAGATACTGGTGAATCATGACTGGCCCGGAAATGTCAGGGAGCTTCAAAATGTGCTGGAGAGAACCCTTTCGTCAATCGATGGCAATGTCATCGGGAGAGACGACCTGCCCTTTTACCTGTACCGCAAAGGTGGTGACACGAGGGGGGGACGAAGGGAGACGATCACAAAGAAACAGCCGTTACTGAAAGATGTTCAGGGAGAAGCCGAAAGGAAGGCCCTCATCAGGGCGCTCACTACCTCCGGGAACAACAAAAAGAAGGCAGCTGAGCTTCTCGGCATCCATAGGACGCTTCTTTATAAGAAAATGAAGAAATATAACATATCTCCCGATCTTGAGGCGTAA
- the dctP gene encoding TRAP transporter substrate-binding protein DctP: MRRRMFVMVMAIALVFCFSLVSSPAIAAPKVIKWKMTSTWPPSIDLIRADYAFVEAANQICKGRLEIKFYTGGTLMPSYEVFDAVSKGTVEAAGDWPNYWAGKDPVFDTLGSYPMGMTPMDYFVWIFGGEGHAIYEEAYGKFGMMYLVTGVTPMECGIRSNKPIKSLEDIKGMKIRMSGQTQGKLLKDLGAAQIAMSGQEIYQALQKGVIDAAEFCSPSCDWGMGFGEVTKYWAVPGWHQPASVMGVMINKKVWDSLDEDLQKDLRFAAKAACVKFITGQYYDTIEYTQKFIDKGIEINRYDDEVLDRVLKLVNAHTEETAKNNPLFKKSIKSQMQFKKDFAKWREMEAPFSFGFNPKEYPNLD, from the coding sequence ATGAGAAGAAGAATGTTTGTCATGGTCATGGCGATAGCGCTGGTCTTTTGCTTTTCCCTGGTATCGTCACCCGCAATCGCCGCACCGAAGGTGATCAAGTGGAAGATGACCTCCACGTGGCCACCCTCAATCGATTTGATCCGGGCGGATTATGCCTTTGTTGAAGCGGCTAATCAAATATGCAAGGGCCGCCTGGAAATCAAGTTTTATACCGGTGGAACACTGATGCCGTCATACGAGGTCTTTGACGCGGTGAGCAAGGGTACGGTTGAAGCCGCCGGTGACTGGCCCAACTACTGGGCGGGGAAGGACCCGGTTTTCGACACCCTTGGCTCATATCCCATGGGTATGACCCCAATGGATTATTTCGTATGGATCTTCGGTGGCGAGGGACACGCTATCTATGAGGAAGCCTACGGGAAGTTTGGAATGATGTACCTCGTAACAGGTGTTACCCCCATGGAGTGCGGCATTAGAAGCAACAAGCCCATCAAGTCGCTTGAAGACATCAAAGGCATGAAGATCAGGATGTCCGGTCAGACACAGGGCAAGCTCCTCAAGGATCTCGGGGCTGCACAGATAGCTATGTCGGGGCAGGAGATCTATCAGGCCCTGCAGAAGGGTGTCATCGATGCGGCAGAATTCTGCAGTCCTTCCTGCGATTGGGGTATGGGTTTCGGAGAAGTTACAAAGTACTGGGCCGTTCCGGGCTGGCATCAGCCGGCGTCCGTCATGGGTGTCATGATCAACAAGAAGGTCTGGGATTCGCTGGACGAAGACCTGCAGAAAGACCTCAGGTTTGCAGCCAAGGCCGCCTGCGTGAAATTCATAACAGGCCAGTACTACGACACGATAGAATACACGCAGAAGTTCATCGACAAGGGGATCGAGATCAACAGATATGATGACGAGGTCCTTGATAGAGTTCTGAAGCTGGTGAACGCTCATACCGAGGAAACTGCAAAGAACAATCCGCTTTTCAAAAAATCGATCAAGTCACAGATGCAGTTCAAGAAAGACTTTGCAAAGTGGCGGGAGATGGAAGCGCCCTTCAGTTTCGGATTTAACCCGAAGGAATATCCGAACCTGGATTGA
- a CDS encoding TRAP transporter small permease subunit, whose protein sequence is MNFARNISKFCDSISEWTGRIFSWIIVPLVLLTVMEVILRRFFGSPTIWSFEVLKQLYGLHFMIVAGFGLLYGSHVSVDVFTMVLTKRTKAIVDLISYALFFFPFCIVCVWQGYSFAARSWAMKETTWSVFAPPVYPIKTVIIISFILLLIQGVSEIIKRIYIIKGVEL, encoded by the coding sequence ATGAATTTTGCAAGAAACATATCCAAATTTTGCGACTCGATCAGTGAGTGGACGGGAAGGATATTCAGCTGGATAATCGTGCCTCTCGTGCTGCTCACGGTCATGGAAGTCATACTCAGGCGATTTTTCGGTTCACCTACCATATGGAGCTTTGAGGTGCTCAAGCAGCTCTATGGCCTCCACTTCATGATCGTCGCGGGTTTCGGCCTGCTTTACGGGTCTCATGTTTCGGTCGATGTATTCACCATGGTTCTCACGAAAAGGACGAAGGCCATCGTCGACCTGATAAGTTATGCCCTGTTCTTCTTCCCCTTCTGCATCGTGTGTGTCTGGCAGGGTTATTCCTTTGCTGCACGCTCATGGGCCATGAAAGAGACCACGTGGAGCGTCTTCGCGCCGCCGGTATATCCTATTAAAACGGTTATTATCATATCCTTCATACTGCTGCTCATACAGGGAGTATCAGAGATCATCAAACGAATCTATATCATAAAGGGGGTTGAACTATGA
- a CDS encoding TRAP transporter large permease subunit, whose amino-acid sequence MIDISPEMITILMFAGLLIGLFMGHPLAFVLGGLAVIFGLIGWGPSVFYIFMNRIWGTMDNYVLLAIPLFIFMAQLLDQSGVAEDLFKALRYLMGQTKGGIALAVIAVSTVFAACTGIIGASVVTMGLLAIPMMRKYGYDEEMSYGSICAGGTLGILIPPSIMLVVMASEATLSVGKLFAGAVVPGFILSALYMGYVAIRCYLKPELGPPISREERARVTNAQVAMMVLKSLVPPMILILGVLGSIFFGIATPTEASGVGAFLAFLMVIAYGKFSWQGLYRAVVQTAKTNTMVIIILCGATCFTGVFLGVGGGDVVTDFVMGLGLGKWGTFWVMMAIVLVLGMFIDWIGIVLICFPLFLPIAKEFGFDMIWFVIMIAVNLQASFLTPPFGYALFYIKGVDPDRIDIRKVYRGIVPFVLLMLLGLVICASFPGAIMWLPGLIVD is encoded by the coding sequence ATGATAGATATAAGCCCCGAAATGATCACGATTCTCATGTTCGCAGGTCTTCTGATCGGCCTCTTCATGGGTCACCCTCTTGCCTTCGTACTGGGCGGCCTGGCGGTAATATTCGGTTTGATAGGATGGGGGCCTTCAGTATTCTACATATTTATGAACAGGATATGGGGGACAATGGACAATTATGTCCTCCTTGCCATACCACTGTTCATTTTCATGGCACAATTGCTTGATCAGTCAGGCGTCGCCGAGGATCTTTTCAAGGCTCTGCGATATCTGATGGGTCAGACAAAGGGGGGCATAGCACTTGCGGTCATCGCGGTCTCCACTGTTTTTGCCGCCTGTACCGGCATAATCGGGGCCTCCGTTGTCACCATGGGTCTCCTTGCCATCCCAATGATGCGGAAGTACGGATACGACGAGGAAATGTCTTATGGCTCGATATGCGCCGGAGGTACGCTCGGTATATTAATACCTCCCAGCATCATGCTTGTCGTCATGGCGAGCGAGGCGACCCTTTCCGTGGGTAAATTATTTGCTGGTGCGGTAGTCCCCGGATTCATCCTTTCCGCCCTTTACATGGGCTATGTGGCGATACGATGCTACTTGAAACCGGAGCTCGGGCCACCCATAAGCAGGGAGGAGCGAGCGCGGGTCACAAACGCGCAGGTCGCCATGATGGTTCTGAAATCCCTTGTCCCTCCCATGATCCTCATTCTTGGTGTTCTGGGCTCCATATTCTTCGGTATCGCCACCCCGACCGAGGCCTCAGGCGTTGGAGCTTTTCTGGCGTTTCTCATGGTGATCGCCTACGGGAAATTCTCCTGGCAAGGACTGTACAGGGCAGTGGTGCAAACGGCCAAGACCAACACCATGGTGATCATCATTCTCTGCGGCGCCACCTGTTTCACCGGTGTCTTTCTCGGTGTCGGCGGAGGTGATGTGGTCACGGATTTCGTCATGGGATTGGGATTGGGTAAATGGGGTACCTTCTGGGTCATGATGGCGATCGTTCTGGTTCTTGGGATGTTCATCGACTGGATAGGGATCGTCCTCATCTGTTTCCCCCTCTTTCTGCCGATAGCCAAAGAGTTCGGTTTCGACATGATCTGGTTCGTTATCATGATAGCGGTCAATCTTCAGGCATCGTTCCTCACGCCGCCCTTCGGGTATGCCCTGTTCTATATTAAGGGGGTTGACCCTGACAGGATCGATATAAGAAAAGTTTACCGGGGCATCGTGCCCTTTGTATTGCTGATGCTGCTGGGGTTGGTCATATGCGCGTCCTTCCCGGGTGCCATCATGTGGCTGCCTGGCCTGATCGTTGATTGA
- a CDS encoding YhdH/YhfP family quinone oxidoreductase, with the protein MSKKSYKALRVTEAEDNRFVRNITDMSFDDLPEGDVIVRVVYSSLNYKDALSATGNRGVTKKYPHTPGIDAAGVVEESKRDEFKPGDEVIVTSYDLGMNTAGGFGQYIRVPADWVVRLPENLTLRESMIYGTAGFTAALSVYRLVNYGITPEMGDVLVSGATGGVGSIAVSILSKIGYSVVAVNGIVDEADYLKDIGARSVISIEEATDQSQRPLLKVRWAGSIDTVGGDILSTSIRSTAPGGAVTSCGNVAAPDLPLTVFPFILRGVSLIGIDSQNCPMPMRQKAWDKIASEWKIPWLDRLTSETSLGELDSKIDLMIQGKHKGRMVVRLWD; encoded by the coding sequence ATGAGCAAAAAATCATACAAGGCGCTGAGGGTTACTGAAGCAGAAGATAATCGTTTCGTAAGGAACATCACTGACATGTCTTTCGACGATCTTCCCGAAGGTGACGTCATTGTCAGGGTGGTCTATTCCTCGTTGAACTATAAGGATGCGCTTTCTGCCACGGGGAACAGGGGCGTTACGAAGAAGTATCCTCACACTCCCGGAATTGATGCCGCCGGTGTCGTTGAAGAAAGTAAACGAGATGAATTCAAGCCCGGTGATGAGGTGATCGTTACGAGCTATGACTTGGGAATGAATACCGCGGGAGGTTTCGGCCAGTATATCCGCGTTCCCGCGGACTGGGTGGTCAGGCTTCCCGAGAATCTCACACTCAGGGAAAGCATGATCTATGGAACGGCGGGTTTTACGGCTGCCTTATCGGTATACAGGCTTGTAAACTACGGAATTACCCCGGAAATGGGTGATGTTCTGGTTTCGGGAGCTACAGGAGGTGTCGGGAGCATTGCCGTGTCCATTCTTTCAAAGATCGGGTACTCGGTCGTCGCCGTCAACGGCATCGTTGACGAAGCGGACTACCTGAAAGATATCGGCGCCCGATCCGTCATAAGTATCGAGGAAGCCACCGATCAGAGCCAGAGGCCTCTCCTCAAAGTAAGATGGGCCGGAAGCATTGATACTGTGGGAGGCGACATCCTCTCGACATCGATACGCTCGACCGCACCGGGCGGAGCGGTGACCAGTTGCGGCAACGTGGCCGCACCCGATCTGCCGCTCACCGTATTTCCCTTTATATTGAGAGGGGTATCGCTGATCGGCATAGATTCCCAGAACTGCCCCATGCCGATGCGGCAAAAGGCCTGGGATAAGATCGCGAGCGAATGGAAGATCCCCTGGCTTGACCGGCTGACCTCCGAAACATCTCTTGGAGAGCTGGATTCTAAAATCGACTTGATGATTCAGGGTAAGCACAAAGGGAGAATGGTCGTCCGCCTCTGGGACTGA
- a CDS encoding enoyl-CoA hydratase/isomerase family protein, with protein sequence MEFENLLYEKKEDTVIVRFNRPRRKNAISLELSEELGKALDMVEADKQVRFLVLTGSDDFFSSGADFSNPENAITMIRRELDAASGKSPIIKLINFPLPTIAAVNGYALGHGAEYAIMCDMIIASEKAEFGFIGPIRGVTCPYAMIRLAEEIGRAKAKELIMTCERIPAQEALRIGLINQVVPHEKLMDAIFTMIGKLRKAGPRATRYTKEVINRDLGGYELSARIFEEIITTSDALEGAMAFLEKREPHWE encoded by the coding sequence ATGGAATTTGAAAATCTCCTCTATGAAAAGAAGGAAGATACGGTAATTGTAAGATTCAATCGTCCACGGAGGAAAAATGCCATATCGCTGGAGCTCTCCGAAGAGTTGGGAAAGGCGCTTGATATGGTTGAAGCAGACAAACAGGTCCGATTCCTTGTTCTGACAGGCAGCGACGATTTCTTTTCATCGGGAGCAGATTTCAGCAATCCCGAGAATGCGATTACCATGATTCGCCGGGAGCTGGACGCCGCATCAGGTAAATCTCCGATCATTAAACTTATCAATTTTCCCCTGCCAACCATTGCGGCGGTGAATGGTTATGCGCTGGGACACGGCGCAGAATACGCGATCATGTGCGATATGATCATCGCCTCAGAAAAAGCCGAATTCGGTTTCATAGGGCCGATCCGGGGCGTGACCTGTCCATACGCAATGATCAGACTTGCCGAAGAGATCGGAAGGGCAAAGGCGAAGGAACTTATCATGACATGCGAGCGCATTCCGGCACAGGAGGCATTACGAATAGGCCTTATCAACCAGGTGGTCCCGCATGAGAAACTGATGGACGCCATTTTTACCATGATAGGAAAACTGCGCAAGGCCGGTCCCCGCGCAACGCGATATACGAAGGAAGTAATAAATCGCGATCTCGGCGGGTATGAATTGAGTGCCCGTATCTTCGAGGAAATTATTACCACCAGTGACGCCCTTGAAGGCGCCATGGCGTTTCTCGAGAAAAGGGAACCGCATTGGGAATAA
- a CDS encoding AI-2E family transporter has translation LLNMVPYLQLIALIPAFLLSLAYSLETGTNIWIILGLTSSVFIIVQVIQDTILVPKIMGKVTGLNPAVILLSLSVWGKLLGVFGLIIALPMTFLLLVYYRRYLAGISDNRPDLPPAGE, from the coding sequence CTTCTCAACATGGTCCCTTATTTGCAACTTATCGCCCTGATACCCGCCTTTCTACTTTCACTTGCCTATTCCCTCGAAACGGGAACCAATATTTGGATCATTCTGGGTTTAACAAGTTCGGTGTTTATTATCGTTCAGGTTATCCAGGACACCATTCTTGTTCCCAAAATCATGGGAAAAGTAACGGGCCTGAATCCCGCCGTGATTCTTCTTTCATTATCGGTATGGGGAAAACTGCTCGGCGTATTCGGGTTGATCATCGCCCTTCCCATGACATTCCTGCTCCTCGTCTACTATCGCCGATATCTTGCGGGGATCAGTGATAACAGACCGGATTTGCCTCCCGCGGGTGAATAA